A genomic region of Alistipes megaguti contains the following coding sequences:
- a CDS encoding GNAT family N-acetyltransferase: MTLEGELIRLRAVEPEDAELIHTWENDPDVWAVSGTTEPFSHEQIRQFVERQLQGGDLFRTGQLRLMIEVPERSRTIGTLDLFEYDPLHGRAGLGILIYDAEQRGRGYAADAVETFCRYAREGLRMHQLWCNVGADNAASLGLFRKLGFREVGTKRDWLWTPDGYRDEILFQKILD; this comes from the coding sequence ATGACGCTCGAGGGGGAGCTGATCCGGCTGCGGGCCGTCGAACCCGAGGATGCCGAACTGATCCACACGTGGGAGAACGACCCGGACGTCTGGGCCGTCAGCGGCACCACGGAACCCTTCTCGCATGAACAGATCCGGCAATTCGTTGAGCGGCAATTGCAGGGCGGAGATCTCTTCCGCACCGGTCAGTTGCGCCTGATGATCGAGGTACCGGAGAGGTCCCGCACGATCGGGACGCTCGACCTGTTCGAATACGACCCGTTGCACGGACGCGCCGGACTGGGAATCCTGATCTACGACGCAGAGCAACGGGGCAGAGGGTATGCAGCCGATGCCGTAGAGACATTCTGCCGTTATGCACGCGAGGGGTTGCGGATGCACCAGTTGTGGTGCAACGTCGGAGCCGACAACGCGGCAAGCCTCGGACTCTTCCGCAAACTGGGATTCCGGGAGGTTGGCACGAAACGCGACTGGCTCTGGACGCCCGACGGCTACCGCGATGAGATCCTCTTCCAGAAAATCCTCGACTGA
- a CDS encoding ROK family transcriptional regulator, producing MTSLTEFFNKHEDEALKGISHKNSIIKRNIIAHMAVNGECTLSELTKELHISVPTITKLVQELVEENIVTDLGKVETPGGRRPNIFGLANSAIYFAGVNVGRDNMRFLITDLQNNIIKEENDFTFELIDRPQCIDRICLNIENFIANCGIDRGKILGLGVCMTGRVNPATGRSYKYFTSSEQSLRDIIEQRVGIRVLLENDTRARCYAEYTCGKSKDESNVLYLHMGRGVAIGIVVDGQLYYGKSGFAGEFGHIPFFDNEIICSCGKKGCLETEVSGIAIENKMCQLIEKGVNTILKEKYDQQKSIHIDDIINAAKNDDNLSIELIEEAGEKVGKAVAFLINTFNPETVIVGGNLAAAGDYIMLPLKSATNKYSLNLVYKDTKFRVSKMSENANAWGVAMLIRNKVIGLR from the coding sequence ATGACATCACTCACCGAATTTTTCAACAAACACGAAGACGAGGCCCTGAAGGGCATTTCTCACAAAAACAGCATCATCAAGCGCAATATCATCGCGCACATGGCCGTCAACGGCGAATGTACGCTCTCGGAGCTGACCAAGGAGCTGCACATCAGCGTCCCCACGATCACCAAACTGGTTCAGGAGCTCGTCGAGGAGAACATTGTCACCGATCTGGGCAAGGTCGAGACCCCCGGAGGACGCCGTCCCAATATCTTCGGTCTGGCCAATTCGGCCATCTACTTCGCCGGAGTCAACGTCGGCCGCGACAACATGCGCTTCCTGATCACCGACCTGCAGAACAACATCATCAAGGAGGAGAACGACTTCACGTTCGAACTCATCGACCGCCCGCAGTGCATCGACCGCATCTGCTTGAACATCGAGAACTTCATCGCCAACTGCGGGATCGACCGCGGGAAGATCCTCGGACTGGGCGTCTGCATGACCGGCCGCGTCAATCCGGCCACGGGCCGCAGCTACAAATACTTCACCTCAAGCGAACAGTCGCTGCGTGACATCATCGAACAACGGGTCGGCATCCGCGTGCTGCTCGAAAACGACACCCGCGCCCGCTGCTACGCCGAGTACACCTGCGGCAAGTCGAAGGACGAAAGCAACGTCCTCTACCTCCACATGGGACGAGGCGTGGCCATCGGTATCGTCGTCGACGGACAACTCTACTACGGCAAGAGCGGGTTCGCCGGCGAATTCGGCCACATCCCCTTCTTCGACAACGAGATCATCTGCTCGTGCGGCAAAAAGGGCTGCCTCGAGACCGAGGTCTCGGGTATCGCCATCGAGAACAAAATGTGCCAGCTGATCGAGAAGGGGGTCAACACGATCCTCAAGGAGAAATACGACCAGCAGAAGAGCATCCACATCGACGACATCATCAATGCCGCCAAAAACGACGACAACCTCTCGATCGAACTCATCGAGGAGGCCGGCGAAAAGGTCGGCAAGGCCGTGGCATTCCTCATCAACACGTTCAACCCCGAGACGGTGATCGTCGGCGGAAACCTCGCCGCGGCAGGCGACTACATCATGCTGCCGCTGAAGTCCGCCACGAACAAATACTCGCTCAATCTGGTCTACAAGGATACGAAGTTCCGCGTCTCGAAGATGAGCGAAAACGCCAATGCCTGGGGTGTGGCCATGCTCATCCGCAACAAGGTCATCGGACTGCGATGA